The DNA sequence CCGTGATCGCCGTCGTGCTTTACCGGCGACATCCCCATTGGATCGTCTGGCCCTGCGCCCTGATGATGCTTGGTGGCATCTTCCTCCTCTCCGGCGGCGCATTCGAGGCGCTGACAAGGGGAGATATTCTCAGCATCATCTGCGCCTTCTTCTGGGCGATCCAGATCACGCTTGCCGGCCGCTTCGTCTCCGAGAGCGGGCGGCCGCTGGCCCTCTCCTGCACTCAGTTCGCGGTTTGCTCCCTTCTTAGTTGCATGATCGGCATCGCCTTCGAACCCATCAGCATGGGCGCAATCGAAGCCTCGCTAGCAGAAATCCTCTATGTCGGCCTCGTATCTTCCGGCCTCGCCTTCGTCTTGCAGGTCATCGGCCAGCGTTACACCACGGCGCCGCAGGCGGCGATATTCCTGTCCTCGGAGGCGCTTTTCGGCGCGTTGATGGCCTCGCTTTTCCTGAATGAGACCATTTCCCGCGCCGGTTATGTCGGATGCCTGATCATATTCATCGCCATATTGATCGTGGAACTGGTGCCGGAACTGACGCGAAAACGGCAAAAAACCGTGGCTGGCACAGCCTGACGCAAAAAGAACCGTTTTTTCTCGCCCGCGTAAAAAACGCGTTTCGGCATCCAAAATTTTGCCGGGAACACCCACCCCAACCGGCAATTATTTCATCAAATATCGCCTATGCGAAAAAAATGTGCGATTGCA is a window from the Agrobacterium tumefaciens genome containing:
- a CDS encoding DMT family transporter, whose protein sequence is MTRIQANMLLLLAAAIWGGGFVAQSSAMASIGPFWFVGLRFAIAAIAVLPFAMMETRSKKSPPRRKEIGSFILVGLALFGGATTQQVGLLTTTVTNSSFLTGLYVIFVPVIAVVLYRRHPHWIVWPCALMMLGGIFLLSGGAFEALTRGDILSIICAFFWAIQITLAGRFVSESGRPLALSCTQFAVCSLLSCMIGIAFEPISMGAIEASLAEILYVGLVSSGLAFVLQVIGQRYTTAPQAAIFLSSEALFGALMASLFLNETISRAGYVGCLIIFIAILIVELVPELTRKRQKTVAGTA